TGGCTCGAGCCACCGGCCATGCCGGCGAGCGAGGCCTGGACCGCCTTGTCGCCGGGGGGATGGTAGACGATGCGGGCCTTGCGGCCCGAGGGCAGGTCGCCGCTCGCGTCGATGAGCAGGAAGACCGTGTTGCCCTCGACGTGGATGCGGTCGGGATCCTTGCGGTGATCCAGCTCGGCGATGAGCTCCCCCTCGTCCACGGTCCGCGCCTCGTTCGACAGGTGCCGCACCTTCACGCGCAGGTAGCTGTCCCCACTCGCGCCGGAGAGATCCCTCGCGCCCTGGATGATGATGGCCAGGTCCGCGCCGTTCTCGGCCTGCTTGCCCTCGAGCTTCAGGCCCGAGCTGGTCGTGGCATCCGTATCGAGCAGCAGGGTGGAGTTGGCGCAGCGCGTGCCGCACTCCGCGCCGAAGGGGGGCTTGTTGAAGGTCAACCGCAGCGCGAAATCGTTGCCCTGGGGGCCCACGACGGCCTCGGTGATCACGGGGCGCTCATCCCCCGGCAGGGGCGTGTAGCGGAAGGTCACGCGGTCCTTGGCCCCAGCGCTCATGGAGAACAGGGCGAGGGCCAGGGTCGGCAGCATTCGTCTCAAGGGATGACCTCCTCGGGGTCGTCACGGGGGGGGCACATTCAAATGCGAACGGGTGTTGCGTCTCAAGAGCGACCTCCCGCCTTCGCATGGGGCATAAATGCGATCCGGACACCTGGAGGATGCCAATGCACGCGCTGTACACGCGCCAGTTGAAGCTCGGAGCCATGGACAACTTCGTCTACCTCGTGGGGCCGAAGGACTCCGACGAGGTGCTGGTGGTGGATGCCGCCTGGGACGTGCCCGCCATCGAGAAGGCCCTCGAGCAAGATGGCAAGCGTCTGGTGGGCGCCTTCGTGTCTCACTGTCATGGTGATCACACCAACGGCCTGCCGGAGCTGCTCTCGCGCCATGACGTGCCGGTGTACGCCCAGCGCGAGGAGGTGGACTTCTCCGCGGATCTGCGCGGCCTGGCGCCGGGCGCGCTGCGGCCGCTGGATCCGGGCGCGGAGCTGGTCGTCGGGGGGAGGACCTTCCAGGCGCTGCACACCCCGGGACATACGCCGGGCTCGCACTGCCTGCTCGCCCAGGACGCGCTGGTGTCGGGGGACACCGTCTTCATCAACGGCTGTGGCCGGTGCGACCTGCGCGGCGGCGATCCCGAGGCCATGTACCGCTCGCTGTCCCAGGTGCTCTCCAAGGTGCCGGACACCACCCGGCTGCTTCCCGGGCACGACTACGCGAACGTGCCGGTGGCGTCCCTTGGCGAGGTGCGTCAGCACAACCCCTACTTCGCCTTCCCCGACGTGGCTTCCTTCGTGGCCTACCGGATGCGCCCCCGGCGGTGAGCCAGGGGGCCCCTCACTCCTCGTGGGAGAGGGCCGAAACGATCGCCAGCGGGCGGAAGAAGCGATAGGGAGAGCACCCCATGAAGAAGGCGCTCCTGTTCCTATCGCTCCTGTCCGCTCCGGCCCTGGCTGGAGAGGGCAAGTGGACCCCCCAGCAGGTTCTTCAACTCGACGCGGCCGCGCTCAAGAAGCAGGGCCTTCAGCTCTCCCCCCAGAAGCTGTGGGATCCCAAGCGGGGCACCGGCCTGCTGGCGGGCACGGTGAACGTGGGCGGGTGCTCGGGGGCCTTCATCTCCGAGGCGGGTCTGGTCATCACCAACCACCACTGCGCCTTCTCCATCATCCAGGAGCACAGCACGCCCCAGCGCGATCTGCTCACCCAGGGCTTCCTGGCCCGGACGCGCGAGGAAGAACTGCCGGGCAAGGGCGCGCGCATCCAGGTGCCCCGGGCCTTCACGGACGTGACGAAGCAGATGCTCGAGGCGGTGCCCGCCGGGGCGGACGATCTCGCGCGGCAGAAGGCGCTGGAGCGCAAGGAGAAGGAGCTGGTCGCCGAGTGCGAGAAGCGCCCCGCCACGCGCTGCAAGGTGGCCCGCTTCGAGGGCGGACTGCAATTCACCCTGCTCGACTCGGTGGAGTTGGCGGACGTGCGCCTGGTGTACGCGCCCCCGCGCTCGGTGGGCGAGTATGGCGGCGAGGAGGACAACTGGATGTGGCCGCGCCACACCGGGGACTTCTCCATCCTGCGCGCCTATGTGGCCCCGGATGGCTCGGCGGCGCAGTTCAGCGCCCAGAACGTGCCCTACAAGGCGGAGTTCTTCTTCCCACTGGCCCCCGAGGGCGTGAAGCCCGACGACTTCGTGATGGTGCTGGGCTACCCGGGCATCACCTTCCGCGCCATGCTCGCCGACGAGATGGCCGATCGCCAGTCGCGCTACTACCCGCGCGTCATCGACGTGTACGGCGAGCTCATCCGCATTCTCGAGGAGCAGGGCGAGAAGGATCCCGCGGGGAAGATCGCCGTGGCCTCCAACCTCAAGAGCCTCCACAACCGCTACAAGAACGCGGGGGGACAGCTCGCGGGGCTCAAGCGGGGCCACCTCGTGGAGAAGCAGCGCGAGGCCGAGGCGGCGGTGGTGGCGTGGGCGAGCACGCGCAAGGAGTGGGCCGCGGCGCTCCAGGCGCGCACGGAGCTGCTGGCCCTGCGCGACGAGGACGCGAAGACCTTCGAGCGCAACTTCCTGCTCGATGCCCTCCGAGGCGCGACCAAGGGCCCGGGCCTCGCGGCGATGCTGGTGCGCATGGCGCAGGAGCGGGTGAAGCCGGACCTCGAGCGCGAGCCCGAATTCATGGAGCGCGAGCTGCCCCGGCAGAAGGACCGGCTGGAGCGCGAGCAGAAGAACTTCTTCCCTCCGGCGGACAAGCGCGTGGTGCTCGCGCTGGTGCGGCGGGCGCAGGCGCTGGGCGGGGGCGAGCGCATCGCGGCGATCGACAAGGCCTTCGGCCACACGTTCTCGGAGAAGGACGCGTCCGCGAAGGTCGATGCCCTGTACGCGGGCTCGAAGGTGATGGACCTGGCCGAGCGGCAGAAGATGGCGGGCGAGAGCGAGGCCCAGCTCCGGGCGCGCAAGGATCCCCTGCTGGAGCTGGGCTTCGACCTGGCGGCCGAGCTGGTGGCGTTGGATGACCTGCGCGACCGGCGCGAGGGCTCGGGCGTGCGGTTGATGCCCCAGTGGCGCCGGGCGGTGCTGGCCCACGCGGGCAAGCCGGTGGCTCCGGACGCCAATGGCACGCTCCGGGTGACGTTCGCCAAGGTGAAGGGCTATGCGCCGCGCGACGGCGCCTTCTACCTGCCGCAGACCACGCTCGCGGGCGTCCTGGAGAAGAACACCGGCGAGGAGCCCTTCGACGCCCCCTCGAAGGTCGTGGCGGCGGCCGAGGCCCGGAAGTACGGCCCGTGGCTCGATCCCCGGCTCAAGGACGTGCCGGTGAACTTCCTGGCGGACGCGGACACCACCGGAGGCAACTCGGGCAGCCCCACCGTCAACGGCAAGGGCCAGCTCGTGGGCGTCAACTTCGACCGCGTGTGGGAGAACGTGTCCAATGACTTCGGCTATAATCCCGACGTGGCGCGCAACGTGAACGTGGACGTGCGCTACGTGCTGTGGCTGTTGGATCAAGTCGAGGACGCGGACGCCCTGTTGCGCGAGCTGGGCGTGCGCAAGGGCGCCCAGGCGCAGGAGCGTCGCTGATCATGTCGGATGGCACCGGGAGCGTTCTGCCCGCCCTTCCAGTCTTCGGACCGGAGGAGAAGGTGTGCGGCAACTGCAAGCTGTGGGCGGCGCACTCGGTGGATCACCGCGGCTGGGTGGGCGTATGCCGGTTGCAGTCCGAGCGTGGGCTGTTCCCGCCCTCGGCGCCCCTGTGCAACAAGTTCCTGCCGCGTGGCGTGGCCACCCAGGCGGCCGTCGCGGAGACGGCCCGGCGCCAGCGCGCGGTGCGCAACGTGGCTCCGATTGTGCGCCGGCGCGAGCACTCGCCGGATGACGTGGTGGACCTGGAAGGGCTGGAGCTGAACATGACGCGCGCGGAGTTGATGGAGCTGATCCGGGAAGCGGTGGGCGACAGTGGAGATGCTCCGCTGGCCAGCAAGTGGGAGGGCGGCACCCTGAAGCTCGTGCCCGGCAAGGCGGAGCTGCAAGGCCGCGACATCCCCATCGATACCTTCTTCCACAAGATCGTCATGGTGCGCGACAAGCTCCGGGTGATGGAGCAGAAGCTCAACTCCCACCCGAAGCTGTCGGACGCCGAGAAGGTGGAGATGCAGAGCCACATCACTCGCATCTACGGCTCGCTCACGAGCTTCAACCTCCTCTTCCGCGACAAGGACGATCAGTTCGTCGGGGCGAAGTCGGAGGACTGAGTCTCCTCTGCCTCCGCTCCTCGCTTCAGGGCTTCTGGCCGCGCTCTTCCAGCTCGGCCTGGGCCCGCTGGCGGCCCCGGTGCAGGGCGCTCTTCACCGTGCCCTCGGGGATGCGCAGCAGGGTGGCGATCTCCGGGTAGCTGTAGCCGCGCATCTCCCGCAGCCACAGCACCTGACGCTGCTGCTCGCTCACGTGACGCAGGGCCTGCTCGAAGTGGCGCTGCATCTCGGTGCCCACCGCGCTCGCCTCGGGCGAGACGGATTCCTCGGGCTCGTGCCGCAACCGCTCGCGGCGCCGCCGGGCTCGCAGCCAGTTGATGCTGCTGTTCACCATCACCCGGTGCAACCACGTGCTCGACGACGCGCGGCCATCGAAGCCGCTCGGACGCTGGGCCAGGCGTGCGAAGACATCCTGGACCACGTCTTCCGCGTCATCCGCATCCCCCACAATGCGGCGCGCGATGGCCAGGGCCCGTGTACGGTACTGTCGGTACAACTCGGTGAATGACGGAAAAGGGAGGACCGCTACATCCATGGTGTTGCCTCCTCGGCACCCTCATCGAGTGCCTGGAGGGTTGCAACGGATGGGCCGCGAGAAGGATCTAATCGCTTTTTCCGCGACAGCTCAGAATAGATGCCTCTCCCTTCTGGAGGAAGGAAATCCGTACTATCTGGAATTTTCTACGATTCCGGGTCTTCTTCCTGTCGGGTCAGGCCCCATTCCTTGAGGCGCTTGAAGAGGGTGGAGCGGGCCACGCCCAGCTCGCGCGCCACGCGCTCGCGGTTGTTGTTGTAGCGGCGCAGGGCGGCCTCGACGATCTGCCGCTCCAGCTTGAGCAGCATCTGCTCGAGCGTCATGCCGGGAGGCAGCTCGGGCACGGCGATGCCCGTCTCGCGATTCACCTCCTGGTCGAAGGTGATGTCGCTCGGCTCGATGTTGGCGCCCATGCGCAGCAACAGGCCCCGGTGCACCACGTTGCGCAGCTCGCGGATGTTGCCCGGCCAGGCGTGCTGCTGGAGCCGATCGATGGCCGTCTGGGACAGGCGCACCGTCTGCCCCCGCGGCGAGTACATGCGCAGGAAGTGCTCGGCCAAGGGGAGGATGTCGCCGCGCCGGCTGCGCAGGGGTGGCAGGTGCAGGGGCACCACGCACAGGCGGTAGTAGAGATCCTCGCGGAAGCGGCCCTCGCGCACGGACGACAGCAGATCCCGGTTGGTGGCGGCCACCACGCGCACGTCCACGTTGACGGGGCGGCTGGCGCCCACGCGCTTGATCTCCCCGTTCTCCAGCGCGCGCAGCAGCTTGGCCTGCAGGTCCAGCGGCAGCTCACCAATCTCGTCCAGGAAGAGGGTTCCGCCGTCGGCCTCCTCGAAGGCGCCCTTGCGCGCGTTGGTGGCGCCGGTGAACGAGCCCTTCTCGTGGCCGAACAGCTCGCTCTCGATGAGCTCCTTGGAGATGGCCGCGCAGTTGACGGGGATGAAGGCCTTGTCGGAGCGCTGGGAGCACTCGTGGAGGGCCCGGGCCACCAGCTCCTTGCCGGTGCCGGACTCGCCGAGGATGGCCACCGCGGCGGACGAGGGCGCCACCCGTTGGATGAGCTCCACGAGCTGCTTCACGGACGCGTCGTTGCCGATGAGTCCATGGAAGGACTGCTCGCGACGGGCCGCGGTGACGGGCTCGAGCGTGAGCTCCGTCTGTCCCAGACGCAGCGTGGTGGGCAGGCCCACCTGTACCTCGAAGACGCGCACCGGGCCCAGCCAGGTCCCATTGGTGGAGTTGGTATCCACTACCTGGAAGAGACCGTCCCGGCGCACCACCTTGAGGTGGCGGCCGGAGATGAAGGAATCCTGCACCACCAGGTCACACGAGGCATCCTTGCCCACGGTGAAGCTGTCGCCCTGGAGCTTGTGGACGGTCTCGTTGATCCCCTGCTTGATGCGTACCTGGGCGGGCTGCCAGCGCGACACGGAGTCCCTGGCTTGAAGCTCCGTGCGCGAACCCACCTCGGTGGGCCCCTCGGACTCGCTGCTGCCGTGGAGCCGGAACACGGCGCGCCACTGGCCCAGCGAGATGTCCGCCCCATCCGCCAACTCCCCGCGGGTCAATGAGGCGCCACCCACCTGGGTCCCCTTGCCCGACAGGTCCTCCAGGGTGCACCGCGTCCCATCGAAGACGAGCGCCGCCTGCTGACGGCTCACCTCTGGATCGGGAATGACGACATCACTCTTGTCGCCACGACCGAGCACCATGCGCTCGCGTCCCAGTCCAACCCGCAAAACCTCCTCGCCCCGACGAAAGAACACCAACTCCGGCATGGCAGCCCTCGCTGACAAATCGAGCGCCCCTCCTATCCCGTGAAGCAGGGGGCTCGCAACTGGAGAAGGCCATTTTTGAGGTAGACCCGAGCAGGCCGACTCCAAGAGTCAGTTTCCGGGGGCGAGCGTGCTGCCATCTCCGCTCATGCGGGCTCCGCGGCCACGGGTGCACGAGGCGAGCCGCGGCCGATGCGCAGAACGAGCAGGGAGGCGGCCATGCAGATGACGCCGGCAACCACCCAGGCCGGCGTGTACGTCGCCAGGCTCGTGCGAATCACGCCGGCGCTCAGGGCTCCGGCCCCGGCGCCCACCTGATGCGCGGCGACGATCCAGCCGAAGGCGATGGGTCCGTCCGCGGGCCCCAGGGTCTGGGTCGTGAGACGGACGGTCGGCGGCACCGTGGCGATCCAATCCAGGCCATAGAAGATCGCGAACACGGGAAGTCCCAGGAACGACATCCCGAACGCCGCGGGCAGGTAGAGCAGCGCGAGTCCTCTCAAGCCGTAGTACCAGAAGAGCAGCCACCGGTTGTCATAGCGGTCCGACAGCCATCCGCTCGTGGTCGTGCCCACGAGATCGAAGACTCCCATCACCGCCAGCAGTCCGGCGGCGCGCACCTCGGGAATCCCGTGGTCCATGCACGCGGGCACCAGGTGCGTCCCCACCAGTCCATTCGTCGTCGCCCCACAGATGAAGAAGCTCCCCGCGAGCAGCCAGAAGTCACCGCGCCTGGAGGCGCGGCCCAGGGTGGCGAGTGCGTTCACCAGGGGATTCGTGGTGGGGGCCGCCTGCTCTTCCACGCCGGGCTCGGCGCCGTAGGGCCGCAGTCCCACATCCGAGGGGCGGTCTCGCACGACGAGCGCCACGAGCGGTACCACCAGCGCGACGACGGCGGCGATGCCGAGCGAGACGAGGCGCCATCCGTGGCGCTCGACCATGGCCGCGAGGATGGGCAGGAAGATGAGTTGACCCGTCGCCGTGCTGGCGGTGAGCATCCCCATGACGAGCCCGCGACGGGCCACGAACCAGCGGTGCACGACCGTCGCGCCGAGCACCATGGCGGTCGTCCCCGTCCCCAGCCCCACGAGCACTCCCCAGAACGCGAAGAGCTGCCATGGCGTGTTCATCAGGTTCGTCAGCGCCACCCCCACCGCGATGATGACGAGCGAGACGATCACCGTCCGGCGAATGCCAAAGCGTTGCATGATCGCGGCGGCGAAGGGACCGACGAGCCCGTAGAGCACGAGGTTGAGGGACACGGCCCCGGAGACGAGCGTCCGGCTCCAGCCGAACTCCCGCTCGAGCGGGACGATGAACACGCTCGGGGTCGCGCGCACTCCGGCCGCGCACAGCAAGACGACGAACACGGCGGCGGCAACCAGCCAGGCATGGTGCAACTTGCGCGGGCTCATGTGCATTCCTCCTCGGGTCGCGCGTCGCGGCGCGTCCTCACGTTCCGCATGAAACGGCTGTTGCGAGTGGCTACACTCCGACGTGGAGCGCCAACATGCCCTTCGATGAAGAGTCCACCCAGACACCGTGCAATTGCCTGGCGCTGAGGCAGGCGTCCCGTCACGTCACCCAGTTCTACGATCAGGCGCTCGCGCCGAGTGGCATTCGAACGACGCAGTACTCGATCCTCAACCGCGTGTACACGCAGGGGCCGCGGACGGTGAAGGAACTCGCCGAGCAGCTCTTCATGGATCCCTCGACGCTCACGCACAACCTCCGGCCGCTGCTCAAGGAGGGGTTCGTCGAGCTTCAGGTGGGCACGGATCGCCGCAGGCGTGTCATCGCCCTGACGCCGCGAGGCGAAGCCGTCCGCGAGAAGGCCCGGGCTCTCTGGCTTCGGGCCCAGGTCCGGTTCGAGCAGGAGTTCGGTGACACCCAGGCCGCCACCTTGCGCGAGATGATGTCCGCCGTCGTTCGCACACACCTGGGCGATGGGGTGGGCACCACCGGGAAGGCCGCCGCGAAACGCCGCCGGTAGGCCGTCACCTGGCGGGTGGGGCGCGGTCTTCATTCGGGCGCTTCCTCGACGTATGCCAGGAAGGACGCGACCTGCTCCGCCCACAGTTCGGGGTGGGCCTGCGTGAAGTGTCCGAACGAGTGCTCATGGCCTTCCTGGATGACGAAGCGGCCCCGTTTCACGCGGGGCATCAAGCGCTCCAGGGTGTGCAGCGCCACGGGATTGAACTCGTCATCCGAGAAGTTGAGCGCGAAGACCTTGGCCTGGATCTCTCCGAGCGCGGGTTCCGGGTCGTAGTCCGCCGATGACTCGAGGGCGTACAGGATGTCATTGGCATCGGTCCGGGCCGCCTGGGTCCTGGCCTCTCGGATGAAGGCGTCGGCCGCGGCACCATCCGGAATCGTGGCCTGGAGATGCGGCACTCCATCCAGGAGCATGCGAAAGACCGGGAACGCTTCCCGCCAGCCTCTCGGCGACGCCGCGTAGTCGCCGCCCTTCCAGTCGGGATCTCCGCGGATCTGCTGCGTGACGAAGCGGCGCCACAGCAGGTTGCGGCCGGAGAGCCGCGTCGGGAGCGACACGATGGGCATCAAGGCCTCGACGGCCTCGGGGTACAGCTCGCCCCACATCCAGGCGTTCATTCCGCCCATGGAGACGCCGATGATGGCGTGAAGCCTCTCGATGCCGAGTGTCTCCGTGACGACCCGGTGCTGGAGGTCCACCATGTCCCGATAGCCGTAGGCGGGAAACCGGGCGCGTGCGCCGTCACTCGGCTTGCTCGAGCGCCCGTGCCCGATGCTGTCGGGGAAGATCAGGAAGTACTTCGTCGCGTCGAGCGGCTTGCCGGGAGCGAACAGCTCTTCGACGAAGGGCTTGCCGCGCAGCACCTCGCCGCTCGAACCGGTCCAGTGCAGGAGCAGCACCGCGTTCGTCACCCGGCCCGTCGCGTCGCGTCGCGGAGTCCCCGCGGTGGCGTAGTGGATACGCACCTCCGGCAGCACCGTCCCATCACTGAATCGGTAGTGGGTGAACGTCGCGTCCCCCTCCTGCGTCGCGAGTTCCGAGACCGTGCTGAACGGGGCCGCCGTGGAGAGCCCGTCCCCGGTGGCCTTCCCCGGCGGGCGTGTGGCGGCGCACCCCGCCAGGAGAACGAGAAGAGGGAGCGAGAGGGAAAAAAGACGCATGCCCCTCATGTTACCTGCATATGCAGGTATTTCAAGCCAACGCACGGGCGTCCACCGGGCCGTGAGGGCTCGGAGGGGACAACTCGTGCGTGGGGGGCTTGTCAGGGGGTGGGGGGAAGCGGGCACCGCGAGGCGTCGAGCACCTGGGCGGCGGCACGGGGACTCGGCGAGCGTCCCCCCGGAGGTGAACTAGCGCAGCTGCTGGCGGGCCGGGCCGAAGGTGGGCCGGTTGAGGAAGCCCGACAGGTGCGCCACGCGGAACTTCGGGTTGGTCTTGTCCGCGGGCAGGATGGTCAGGCCCGCGCCGATCAGCCCCAGCCGCTTGACGAACTCCGGCTCGGCGCCGAGCTTGATCTCCATGTCGGGCTGGCTCACGTCCAGCCGCTGGCCGAGCTTCAGCGTCCCCGAGCCCTGGACCTCGAGGTCCTCGCTCTTGCTCTGCAGGGCCTCCACGGTGCCCAGGCCCTTCTCGATGCGGATGCGCGCGTCGATGTCACCCAGGGCGATGCGCGGCAGGTCCATGGGCGTGGGCGTGCCGTACATGGGCACGGTGACGTTGCCGCCCTGGATGATGAGCCCGCGCGAGTCCAGCGACAGCTGGCCATTGGCCTGGCTCAGGTCCGGCTGTCCCCGGGTCTTCGGCAGGGTGAGGTCGAGCGAGCCATTGAGCTTGCCCACCAGATCCAAGCCGCTGAAGCCCTTGAGGTTGCCTCCCGAGGGATCCAGGTCCGACAGCTTCACCGCCACCTTCACGTCGCTCAATCCACCCACGCTGCCGCTGGCGCTGCCACCCAGCAGGCTGGCGCGGAAGGCCACCCCGAGCGGGAACAGCGCCGGCCGCACCGCCACCGAGTCGATGGTCAGCGGCTCGCCGAGCTCCTCGGGGCCAGGCAGCATGCCCGAGTTGCTCTCCAACATGCTGTGCAGCTCGGGCGTCATGCCGTTGGGCACCTTGCTCAGGCGCACCTGGGTGGCCGTCAGCCCGAAGAGCCCGGGTCGCAGCGAGCCGATGCGCAGCGCATACCCCGCGTCCGCCGCCGTGCCCACGGCGCGCGCGCGCAAGGTGTCATAGGGGAAGGTGAGCAGCAGGCACAGCACGAAGGCCACGAGCGAGAACGCCCCGTAGCCCAGCACCAGCTTCCAGCGTGCGATCTTGGTCTCGGTTGCCATGGTTATTGCGGCTTCAGCTTGTAGGTGGCGACGGTCGTCCACGCCGTCAGGGTTTCGGTGGCGTCGTGGGGCTCCAGGCGCAGGTTCTTCACCTTCACCACGCCCGGTCCGCGCTCCACCGCCATCAGGAAGTCATGCAGCTTCTGGATGTCCACGTCGGTGAACGTCAGCTCCACCGAGCTCTCGACGATCTGCCCGTCACCCAGGGCCACGTCGTTCTTGGGCGTCATGTTCGGCACGGTCAGCCCCGAGAGCGTGGCCTTCTCCTCCACGTAGCTCATCAGGCGCACGTCGCCGCCGGTGAGCTGCTGCTCCATGGCCTGGCGCTCCTGGGCGGCCTCGCGGTAGCTGGCCGCGAGCACCTGCACCTCGCGCAGCTTCTCCAGCTTCTGGTCCGTGCGCTTGCGGTAGCTGTTGGCCGTGTTGGAGAAGGAGAAGAAGATGAGGAACACCACGAAGGCCGCCACCGCGCCGCCCGTGGCCATCACCATGCGGCGCTCGCGGGTGCTCAGCCGCTCGAACCAGACGCGGGCGTCGTTGAGGAGTGTCTTGAGCTGTTCCATGTCCTAGCCCTCTCTCGCCTGGAGCTGCTCGGCGCACTGCACCTGGATGTCCAGGCGGAAGGAGACCTTGTTGCCCTCGCGGGTCTTCTCCACCTTGCCCTCCTTCACTTCCTTGAAGCAGCGGTGGCCCCGGAGCGCGGCGGCGATGGTGTCGATCTGCTTGGAGCTGTCCGTCACGCCGCGCACGCTGATGCGCTCCAGGTCGATGTCGATGCGGTCGAACGTCACCGCCACGTCCGCCGGCACCCGCTGCGTCAGCTCCGCCAGCAGGTTCACCGCCGACAGCTTCGGCAGCGCCGCGGCGGGGCTCTCCACGCCCTTGAGCCGGTTGAGCGCGATGTCGTAGTTCTTCTCGCACGAGCCGAGGATGCGCTGGGTGACGTCACACAGCACCTTGTCCACCTGCGCCTCGCGCCGCGCCAGCACCGAGTTGCGCACCACGCCGCTGGCGATGAGCAGCAGCAGCAGGGTGACGCCAAACGAGGCCAAAAGGCCCATCTTGTCCTTCAGGTAGTCGTAGTCGCCCTTGAAGGCGAACTCGCCCCGGCGCAGGTTGAAGCGCGGGGCCTTGGCGCCCGAGGCCTGGCCCCGCAGCGCCAG
Above is a window of Cystobacter fuscus DNA encoding:
- a CDS encoding MBL fold metallo-hydrolase yields the protein MHALYTRQLKLGAMDNFVYLVGPKDSDEVLVVDAAWDVPAIEKALEQDGKRLVGAFVSHCHGDHTNGLPELLSRHDVPVYAQREEVDFSADLRGLAPGALRPLDPGAELVVGGRTFQALHTPGHTPGSHCLLAQDALVSGDTVFINGCGRCDLRGGDPEAMYRSLSQVLSKVPDTTRLLPGHDYANVPVASLGEVRQHNPYFAFPDVASFVAYRMRPRR
- a CDS encoding S46 family peptidase; this encodes MKKALLFLSLLSAPALAGEGKWTPQQVLQLDAAALKKQGLQLSPQKLWDPKRGTGLLAGTVNVGGCSGAFISEAGLVITNHHCAFSIIQEHSTPQRDLLTQGFLARTREEELPGKGARIQVPRAFTDVTKQMLEAVPAGADDLARQKALERKEKELVAECEKRPATRCKVARFEGGLQFTLLDSVELADVRLVYAPPRSVGEYGGEEDNWMWPRHTGDFSILRAYVAPDGSAAQFSAQNVPYKAEFFFPLAPEGVKPDDFVMVLGYPGITFRAMLADEMADRQSRYYPRVIDVYGELIRILEEQGEKDPAGKIAVASNLKSLHNRYKNAGGQLAGLKRGHLVEKQREAEAAVVAWASTRKEWAAALQARTELLALRDEDAKTFERNFLLDALRGATKGPGLAAMLVRMAQERVKPDLEREPEFMERELPRQKDRLEREQKNFFPPADKRVVLALVRRAQALGGGERIAAIDKAFGHTFSEKDASAKVDALYAGSKVMDLAERQKMAGESEAQLRARKDPLLELGFDLAAELVALDDLRDRREGSGVRLMPQWRRAVLAHAGKPVAPDANGTLRVTFAKVKGYAPRDGAFYLPQTTLAGVLEKNTGEEPFDAPSKVVAAAEARKYGPWLDPRLKDVPVNFLADADTTGGNSGSPTVNGKGQLVGVNFDRVWENVSNDFGYNPDVARNVNVDVRYVLWLLDQVEDADALLRELGVRKGAQAQERR
- a CDS encoding RNA polymerase sigma factor, which codes for MDVAVLPFPSFTELYRQYRTRALAIARRIVGDADDAEDVVQDVFARLAQRPSGFDGRASSSTWLHRVMVNSSINWLRARRRRERLRHEPEESVSPEASAVGTEMQRHFEQALRHVSEQQRQVLWLREMRGYSYPEIATLLRIPEGTVKSALHRGRQRAQAELEERGQKP
- a CDS encoding sigma 54-interacting transcriptional regulator, giving the protein MPELVFFRRGEEVLRVGLGRERMVLGRGDKSDVVIPDPEVSRQQAALVFDGTRCTLEDLSGKGTQVGGASLTRGELADGADISLGQWRAVFRLHGSSESEGPTEVGSRTELQARDSVSRWQPAQVRIKQGINETVHKLQGDSFTVGKDASCDLVVQDSFISGRHLKVVRRDGLFQVVDTNSTNGTWLGPVRVFEVQVGLPTTLRLGQTELTLEPVTAARREQSFHGLIGNDASVKQLVELIQRVAPSSAAVAILGESGTGKELVARALHECSQRSDKAFIPVNCAAISKELIESELFGHEKGSFTGATNARKGAFEEADGGTLFLDEIGELPLDLQAKLLRALENGEIKRVGASRPVNVDVRVVAATNRDLLSSVREGRFREDLYYRLCVVPLHLPPLRSRRGDILPLAEHFLRMYSPRGQTVRLSQTAIDRLQQHAWPGNIRELRNVVHRGLLLRMGANIEPSDITFDQEVNRETGIAVPELPPGMTLEQMLLKLERQIVEAALRRYNNNRERVARELGVARSTLFKRLKEWGLTRQEEDPES
- a CDS encoding MFS transporter; translated protein: MSPRKLHHAWLVAAAVFVVLLCAAGVRATPSVFIVPLEREFGWSRTLVSGAVSLNLVLYGLVGPFAAAIMQRFGIRRTVIVSLVIIAVGVALTNLMNTPWQLFAFWGVLVGLGTGTTAMVLGATVVHRWFVARRGLVMGMLTASTATGQLIFLPILAAMVERHGWRLVSLGIAAVVALVVPLVALVVRDRPSDVGLRPYGAEPGVEEQAAPTTNPLVNALATLGRASRRGDFWLLAGSFFICGATTNGLVGTHLVPACMDHGIPEVRAAGLLAVMGVFDLVGTTTSGWLSDRYDNRWLLFWYYGLRGLALLYLPAAFGMSFLGLPVFAIFYGLDWIATVPPTVRLTTQTLGPADGPIAFGWIVAAHQVGAGAGALSAGVIRTSLATYTPAWVVAGVICMAASLLVLRIGRGSPRAPVAAEPA
- a CDS encoding MarR family winged helix-turn-helix transcriptional regulator, with translation MPFDEESTQTPCNCLALRQASRHVTQFYDQALAPSGIRTTQYSILNRVYTQGPRTVKELAEQLFMDPSTLTHNLRPLLKEGFVELQVGTDRRRRVIALTPRGEAVREKARALWLRAQVRFEQEFGDTQAATLREMMSAVVRTHLGDGVGTTGKAAAKRRR
- a CDS encoding alpha/beta fold hydrolase — translated: MRLFSLSLPLLVLLAGCAATRPPGKATGDGLSTAAPFSTVSELATQEGDATFTHYRFSDGTVLPEVRIHYATAGTPRRDATGRVTNAVLLLHWTGSSGEVLRGKPFVEELFAPGKPLDATKYFLIFPDSIGHGRSSKPSDGARARFPAYGYRDMVDLQHRVVTETLGIERLHAIIGVSMGGMNAWMWGELYPEAVEALMPIVSLPTRLSGRNLLWRRFVTQQIRGDPDWKGGDYAASPRGWREAFPVFRMLLDGVPHLQATIPDGAAADAFIREARTQAARTDANDILYALESSADYDPEPALGEIQAKVFALNFSDDEFNPVALHTLERLMPRVKRGRFVIQEGHEHSFGHFTQAHPELWAEQVASFLAYVEEAPE
- the gspN gene encoding type II secretion system protein GspN, with product MATETKIARWKLVLGYGAFSLVAFVLCLLLTFPYDTLRARAVGTAADAGYALRIGSLRPGLFGLTATQVRLSKVPNGMTPELHSMLESNSGMLPGPEELGEPLTIDSVAVRPALFPLGVAFRASLLGGSASGSVGGLSDVKVAVKLSDLDPSGGNLKGFSGLDLVGKLNGSLDLTLPKTRGQPDLSQANGQLSLDSRGLIIQGGNVTVPMYGTPTPMDLPRIALGDIDARIRIEKGLGTVEALQSKSEDLEVQGSGTLKLGQRLDVSQPDMEIKLGAEPEFVKRLGLIGAGLTILPADKTNPKFRVAHLSGFLNRPTFGPARQQLR
- the gspM gene encoding type II secretion system protein GspM encodes the protein MEQLKTLLNDARVWFERLSTRERRMVMATGGAVAAFVVFLIFFSFSNTANSYRKRTDQKLEKLREVQVLAASYREAAQERQAMEQQLTGGDVRLMSYVEEKATLSGLTVPNMTPKNDVALGDGQIVESSVELTFTDVDIQKLHDFLMAVERGPGVVKVKNLRLEPHDATETLTAWTTVATYKLKPQ